The window CCAAACATAAAATAAGCTGAATATAAGAAGAAATAAGAAATCAAAAATAGCGAACCTTGAAGCATCACCAAAACGGAATCTTTTGAAAGCCAAGTCATAGACGTAGGTAGGGAAAATATGGGTACTTTCCGCTGGACCACCGCCAGTCATAACATAAATCAACTCGAAATAATTAAATGTCCAAATAAAGGTAAGCAAAAAAGTGATGGTGATGATTGGTTGCATAGAAGGGAGCGTGACATAAAAAAACTGTTTCCATTTTCCCGCGCCATCAATATTGGCAGCCTCATAGAGTTCAGCAGGTACTCCTTGTAAACCAGCTAAATACATGAGCATGGAAAAAGGAAAACCCTTCCAGATTGCCGAGAATATCACGGCATAGATTGCGGAACCGGGAATGCTAAGCCAAGTTAAATACTGGTCAATAAGCCCTAGACTTTTCAAATAATGATTGAGAAGACCGAGCTGAGGATCATAAATTAGCCTCCAAACCATACCAGCAACCACTCCGGGCATAACCCAAGGGAGAATCATAATGCCCCGTACCAGAGAACGACCCCAAAAAGGCTTGTTTAAAACGATTGCTGACCCTAACCCTAAAAGGAGTTGGAAAAATACGACCAGAATTGTCCAAATAATCGAATTTTTAAAAACCAACGGTAACATTTTATTGCCAAAGAGCTTATTATAGGCAGTCCAACCAAGATAACGAGTGGAGGTTAGAGACATATCGCTCAAGCTATAAGTTAGAGTAAGAAATAACGGATAAATAACCAGAATGATTAATAGAATTATTGATGGCAGGGTGAAAGAATACCCGGCAAGCCATTCTTTTTTCATGAGGCAATCCTCCCGATAGCAACCTTATAAGGGTTTAAAACCATCGAAACCAGCAATATTCTGTATGATTACCTATCATCATACCTGAAGCTGAAAAAGCGAATCATATTCCAAAAAATTGAAAAAAAAGAACAACAATTTCATAGTTGAAGCATAAAATTCTAAAAAAATGAATAAAAGTGGTTCTGGGTAAAGAAAAACTTTACCCAGAACCGTGATTACCTTTTAGTTGGTACCGTAGTAATCGGCAAGAAGAGCATTTATTTCTTCAGTTGCTATTTTCAGTGCACTATCAACGTCACTGGTACCAGTGAGAATTGCAGTAGTTGCATTTCTTTGTATTTCAGCGAGATCTGGATATTTTGGGAAAATTGGTCGGTAAAGAGCCTGAGTTAATTGTTGAAAAATAACATCAGAGAACTTTCGTTTGTTGGTTAAGAAAGATTTGGCAGCTTCAATGTTAGCGGGGGTAAGCGAAGAAACTTTTTCGTTGACCTCCTTACTGGTCCAATATTCGATGAATTTCCAAGCCGCGTCTTTGTTGGGAGCGTTTTTATAGATGACCATATTCCAACCACCAAAAGTCCCAATTGATTGGCCATCAGCAGGCTTTGGGAAGTTGGTAATTGCCCAATCCATTTCAGGAGCACGGGCATTTACGCTGTCTTGACCCCATTCGCCATACCAGAACATACCAACCTTTCCAGCAGTAAAAAGTTGGAAAGAATCTTCTTCGGTACGACTGACTTCTCCCGGGGGATTGATCTCTTGTAATTTTTTAAAATACTTCATTGCCTCAATGGCAGCTTGTTGATCGAGGACACATTCTGTAAAATCAGCATTTAAAACTGATCCACCGTTGGAGAAGGTAAGGGCATCAGTAATACATTGAACGGCATCACCTTGACCAACCCATAGTGCCGTACCCCATTTATCTGTTGATGTCATTTTTTGTCCAGCCTCATAAAACTCGTCCCAGGTTATTGGTGGTTTTTCCGGGTCGAGACCGGCATCTTTAAAGAAAGTTTTGTTGTAGTAGTTAAGTGCCCAAACTCCAACGTCAAATGGGATGCCATACAGTTTCCCTTTAAAAAGAGCCGAATCCCAGGCACCGGCAAAATAGTTTTCTCTTTTTACTGATTCCGAGTTAGCTACATAATCATCTAATGGGATGACAAAATCGGCAGCAGAGAATTCCGGATTCCAGATCTGGTCAACAACCGAAATATCGGGTGGATTACCAGCAGCAGCAGCGATTAGGAGCTTATCGCGGTATTCGCTGTAGGGGAAAACGGTGAATTTTACATCAATGTCGGGATAGAGTTCTTTAAACTTTGCTAGGGCATCTTCCTGGGCTTTTAAGAGATTGACATCGGCTTGTACCATCAACCATACATTCAAAGTAATTTTCTGAGCGAAAGCGCTCCCTGTTAACAGAGTAACCAGCATGATAATAAGTAGACCAAAAAACACCCACTTTTTAGTCATATACATCCCTCCAAAATTATTTCAAACCGATCAAGAAATTGAATAGCAATACTCAACTTATTTTTTTCTCACTCCCACCTCCCCCCTGGTTTATTTCCATGAATTTAGATACGAATCGAACTTTTTCGATATCCCCTTGGGGAGAAATCTCATCGGATATCCCTAAAATGAGGCGCGGTGAAAAAAGCGAAAGCACTTTTTTGGTGAAAGATTCTAATTCTTCTAGGGGATATTCCGGGAGAAAAAGGAGCATTGGGATACCATCGATAAGAATCATTTCTCCCATTGCTCCTTTTAACTCTTCTAAAGAAACATCTCCTTGTGGTTGAGGGGTAGCACCCTCAATCCCATCAAATCCCGAATCTCGGAGGTAGGGCAATAGGGGTTTGAGTGAACCATCCATATGAATATGACAAAACTTACCTGATTTATGTAACTGTTGAACTCGTTTCTGGTAATAAGGGACAAGAAACTGATTAAAAATACGAGGAGAATTAAACCGGCCATCAATATTTTCACCAAAATTTAGAATTTTTACTGGACAGGAAGCTAAAATTTCAAATAGTGAATCCTCCGCTTCCTCGGCTTTTTTCAAATACTCTTGAAGCCGGCTAGGATAGTCATAGATGAGCTGGATAGTATTTTCAATACCAGCATATTGTAAGAAGAGCCGTTGGAAAGGTGATCTTTCCCAATAAAACTGAATCTCTCCCCATTCACCCATAGCTTTTTTTGCTTCCAAGTAAAAATCCTTATCGAAACGATAACTAACCGAAGTAACAATATCTTCCAAAACTCTAAGGTCTTCAATGTTTTTAACTGGATGTTCAATATAATGCCAGGAACATCCCCATTCTCCCAAGCGTTTTTTTCCGATCAGCTCTTCACCCTTGGCTGACCGAAAAATCACCTTAATATCATCTCCCTGTTGGAATTCAAAAACCCCAGCACCAGGAGGATAATCAAAATGAATGAAGGTATTCGGTGAAGAAATGTCTTGAGCCTCGCCATAATAGTACCGTACCGAGCAGTTTAAATTTTTGGTAAGGTTCGACAAGCTGGTTTCGTGCGCGGTTGACATTAAACCAATGTTCCAAGCGTGGTTGCCAAGGAATATTGTTAGTGTTTTTACCTTGAAAAACTGCAAGAACTTTTTCTCGGAATGTAGGTCGTTTCTCCATCGTTTGCTACCCCTCTCT of the Candidatus Atribacteria bacterium ADurb.Bin276 genome contains:
- the ycjO_1 gene encoding Inner membrane ABC transporter permease protein YcjO produces the protein MKKEWLAGYSFTLPSIILLIILVIYPLFLTLTYSLSDMSLTSTRYLGWTAYNKLFGNKMLPLVFKNSIIWTILVVFFQLLLGLGSAIVLNKPFWGRSLVRGIMILPWVMPGVVAGMVWRLIYDPQLGLLNHYLKSLGLIDQYLTWLSIPGSAIYAVIFSAIWKGFPFSMLMYLAGLQGVPAELYEAANIDGAGKWKQFFYVTLPSMQPIITITFLLTFIWTFNYFELIYVMTGGGPAESTHIFPTYVYDLAFKRFRFGDASRFAIFDFLFLLIFSLFYVWLSQRQKRMEQ
- the lpqY gene encoding Trehalose-binding lipoprotein LpqY precursor, whose amino-acid sequence is MTKKWVFFGLLIIMLVTLLTGSAFAQKITLNVWLMVQADVNLLKAQEDALAKFKELYPDIDVKFTVFPYSEYRDKLLIAAAAGNPPDISVVDQIWNPEFSAADFVIPLDDYVANSESVKRENYFAGAWDSALFKGKLYGIPFDVGVWALNYYNKTFFKDAGLDPEKPPITWDEFYEAGQKMTSTDKWGTALWVGQGDAVQCITDALTFSNGGSVLNADFTECVLDQQAAIEAMKYFKKLQEINPPGEVSRTEEDSFQLFTAGKVGMFWYGEWGQDSVNARAPEMDWAITNFPKPADGQSIGTFGGWNMVIYKNAPNKDAAWKFIEYWTSKEVNEKVSSLTPANIEAAKSFLTNKRKFSDVIFQQLTQALYRPIFPKYPDLAEIQRNATTAILTGTSDVDSALKIATEEINALLADYYGTN
- a CDS encoding Uroporphyrinogen decarboxylase (URO-D); translation: MSTAHETSLSNLTKNLNCSVRYYYGEAQDISSPNTFIHFDYPPGAGVFEFQQGDDIKVIFRSAKGEELIGKKRLGEWGCSWHYIEHPVKNIEDLRVLEDIVTSVSYRFDKDFYLEAKKAMGEWGEIQFYWERSPFQRLFLQYAGIENTIQLIYDYPSRLQEYLKKAEEAEDSLFEILASCPVKILNFGENIDGRFNSPRIFNQFLVPYYQKRVQQLHKSGKFCHIHMDGSLKPLLPYLRDSGFDGIEGATPQPQGDVSLEELKGAMGEMILIDGIPMLLFLPEYPLEELESFTKKVLSLFSPRLILGISDEISPQGDIEKVRFVSKFMEINQGGGGSEKKIS